The Camelus ferus isolate YT-003-E chromosome 32, BCGSAC_Cfer_1.0, whole genome shotgun sequence genome window below encodes:
- the TMEM191C gene encoding transmembrane protein 191C isoform X4, with protein sequence MAEAQELLLQLQKDNRDGRLRKQELEELVRGLEAESESLTARLQDLSERERRCTAARPPPGTGRERPASGRGPRGLLDSTQFQGRGTSVFPLQPAAAAEPGGAGPVRGGAGSGAGARGAGSRSAGGGGAAQAGPGATKPAAAGAVGGAVKSGTISCFPWEAPPLSHLYLPGSVPPPAKAPPSQAPPPALLLRRRTAESAARRTAARDPNGGVAGAAGEGDGGGGCAGRLTGRPGAVRLTASPGARLRGVAYGGGGQGGLREPAVRRRGSDRHQAVGARRAADAAAAPAGRPGTAAPLPGAGEPVRPPPRARAPWLGRRPAPPALHAGPAAGAAPARTAACLAHHAGRGRLHPVSRVFFGRRRGEICGERGEGEEVVGGEVGLVEAGRRGGGSWETPEGKRGGAAARETRDAGAGVWCVSGQVGDAPRPADLGL encoded by the exons ATGGCCGAGGCGCAGGAGCTGCTACTGCAGCTGCAGAAGGACAACCGCGACGGGCGCCTGaggaagcaggagctggaggagctggtGCGCGGGCTCGAGGCGGAGAGCGAGAGCCTCACCGCGCGCCTGCAGGACCTGAGCGAGCGCGAGCGCAGGTGCACGGCTGCTCGGCCGCCTCCGGGCACCGGGAGGGAGCGGCCGGCTTCCGGGCGTGGCCCCAGGGGGCTTCTCGACTCCACCCAGTTCCAGGGCCGCGGGACCTCAGTTTTCCCTCTGCAGCCTGCAGCGGCGGCGGAGCCAGGCGGCGCGGGCCCTGTGCGGGGAGGCGCGGGAAGCGGCGCGGGAGCGCGCGGAGCGGGTTCGCGGTCGGCTGGAGGCGGTGGAGCAGCGCAAGCGGgacctg GAGCAACAAAACCTGCAGCTGCAGGAGCAGTGGGAGGAGCTGTCAAGTCAGGTACAATCTCTTGCTTCCCCTGGGAAGCCCCGCCCCTTTCCCACCTCTACCTCCCAGGATCGGTCCCTCCCCCAGCCAAGGCCCCGCCCTCACAAGCGCCACCCCCAGCTCTTCTACTACGGAGGAGAACAGCTGAGTCAGCAGCGCGCAGAACAGCAGCTCGGGACCCAAATGGTGGCGTTGCAG GAGCTGCAGGGGAAGGTGATGGAGGCGGCGGCTGCGCTGGACGCCTCACGGGGCGGCCTGGAGCA GTGCGACTCACAGCCTCGCCGGGGGCAAGACTGCGCGGGGTCGCTTATGGAGGAGGTGGCCAAGGCGGACTGC GAGAACCGGCTGTTCGGCGGCGCGGGAGCGACAGGCATCAG GCTGTGGGCGCTCGGCGCGCTGCAGACGCTGCTGCTGCTCCCGCTGGGCGTCCTGGCACTGCCGCTCCTCTACCTGGCGCTGGTGAACCCGTCCGCCCTCCGCCGCGGGCTCGCGCGCCCTGGCTCGGACGCCGCCCTGCGCCGCCTGCGCTACACGCTGGCCCCGCTGCTGGAGCTGCGCCCGCGCGGACTGCTGCCTGCCTAGCACATCACGCCGGCCGCGGCCGCCTGCACCCAGTCTCCCGCGTGTTTTTTGGGCGCAGGCGCGGGGAgatttgtggggagaggggagaaggggaagaggttGTCGGGGGAGAGGTCGGGCTGGTGGAGGCGGGGAGACGCGGGGGTGGTAGTTGGGAGACGccggagggaaagaggggaggggcggCTGCAAGAGAGACTCGAGACGCCGGGGCGGGGGTGTGGTGTGTCTCGGGCCAAGTGGGCGACGCCCCCCGTCCAGCGGACCTTGGTCTCTAG
- the TMEM191C gene encoding transmembrane protein 191C isoform X3, which yields MAEAQELLLQLQKDNRDGRLRKQELEELVRGLEAESESLTARLQDLSERERRCTAARPPPGTGRERPASGRGPRGLLDSTQFQGRGTSVFPLQPAAAAEPGGAGPVRGGAGSGAGARGAGSRSAGGGGAAQAGPGATKPAAAGAVGGAVKSALLLRRRTAESAARRTAARDPNGGVAETTGAGGGQARHAGGGPAAERTANGGGLGQLPGAERSTAGAAGEGDGGGGCAGRLTGRPGAVRLTASPGARLRGVAYGGGGQGGLREPAVRRRGSDRHQAVGARRAADAAAAPAGRPGTAAPLPGAGEPVRPPPRARAPWLGRRPAPPALHAGPAAGAAPARTAACLAHHAGRGRLHPVSRVFFGRRRGEICGERGEGEEVVGGEVGLVEAGRRGGGSWETPEGKRGGAAARETRDAGAGVWCVSGQVGDAPRPADLGL from the exons ATGGCCGAGGCGCAGGAGCTGCTACTGCAGCTGCAGAAGGACAACCGCGACGGGCGCCTGaggaagcaggagctggaggagctggtGCGCGGGCTCGAGGCGGAGAGCGAGAGCCTCACCGCGCGCCTGCAGGACCTGAGCGAGCGCGAGCGCAGGTGCACGGCTGCTCGGCCGCCTCCGGGCACCGGGAGGGAGCGGCCGGCTTCCGGGCGTGGCCCCAGGGGGCTTCTCGACTCCACCCAGTTCCAGGGCCGCGGGACCTCAGTTTTCCCTCTGCAGCCTGCAGCGGCGGCGGAGCCAGGCGGCGCGGGCCCTGTGCGGGGAGGCGCGGGAAGCGGCGCGGGAGCGCGCGGAGCGGGTTCGCGGTCGGCTGGAGGCGGTGGAGCAGCGCAAGCGGgacctg GAGCAACAAAACCTGCAGCTGCAGGAGCAGTGGGAGGAGCTGTCAAGTCAG CTCTTCTACTACGGAGGAGAACAGCTGAGTCAGCAGCGCGCAGAACAGCAGCTCGGGACCCAAATGGTGGCGTTGCAG AAACAACTGGAGCTGGTGGAGGCCAAGCACGCCATGCAGGCGGAGGCCCTGCGGCAG AGCGCACGGCGAATGGAGGAGGCCTGGGCCAGCTTCCAGGAGCAGAGCGGAGTACTGCAG GAGCTGCAGGGGAAGGTGATGGAGGCGGCGGCTGCGCTGGACGCCTCACGGGGCGGCCTGGAGCA GTGCGACTCACAGCCTCGCCGGGGGCAAGACTGCGCGGGGTCGCTTATGGAGGAGGTGGCCAAGGCGGACTGC GAGAACCGGCTGTTCGGCGGCGCGGGAGCGACAGGCATCAG GCTGTGGGCGCTCGGCGCGCTGCAGACGCTGCTGCTGCTCCCGCTGGGCGTCCTGGCACTGCCGCTCCTCTACCTGGCGCTGGTGAACCCGTCCGCCCTCCGCCGCGGGCTCGCGCGCCCTGGCTCGGACGCCGCCCTGCGCCGCCTGCGCTACACGCTGGCCCCGCTGCTGGAGCTGCGCCCGCGCGGACTGCTGCCTGCCTAGCACATCACGCCGGCCGCGGCCGCCTGCACCCAGTCTCCCGCGTGTTTTTTGGGCGCAGGCGCGGGGAgatttgtggggagaggggagaaggggaagaggttGTCGGGGGAGAGGTCGGGCTGGTGGAGGCGGGGAGACGCGGGGGTGGTAGTTGGGAGACGccggagggaaagaggggaggggcggCTGCAAGAGAGACTCGAGACGCCGGGGCGGGGGTGTGGTGTGTCTCGGGCCAAGTGGGCGACGCCCCCCGTCCAGCGGACCTTGGTCTCTAG
- the LOC102521949 gene encoding LOW QUALITY PROTEIN: transmembrane protein 191A (The sequence of the model RefSeq protein was modified relative to this genomic sequence to represent the inferred CDS: inserted 2 bases in 1 codon): HVVNDIKFLSLNSLWKKXCLVSMYLFFYTPLDLVDFKRTSLPTISPNNEIACLSLVSFKDLPHVLYNLSYFSINAKSYSFFH; this comes from the exons CATGTGGTGAATGACATCAAATTTCTGAGTTTGAACAGTCTCTGGAAGAA CTGCCTGGTTTccatgtacctttttttttataCCCCTTTGGATTTG GTAGATTTTAAAAGGACAAGTTTACCTACAATTTCACCAAACAATGAAATAGCTtgtctttctcttgtttcctttAAAGATCTTCCCCATGTACTTTACAATCTTAGTTATTTTAGCATAAATGCtaaatcatattctttttttcactag
- the TMEM191C gene encoding transmembrane protein 191C isoform X5, with protein sequence MAEAQELLLQLQKDNRDGRLRKQELEELVRGLEAESESLTARLQDLSERERSLQRRRSQAARALCGEAREAARERAERVRGRLEAVEQRKRDLEQQNLQLQEQWEELSSQLFYYGGEQLSQQRAEQQLGTQMVALQKQLELVEAKHAMQAEALRQSARRMEEAWASFQEQSGVLQELQGKVMEAAAALDASRGGLEQCDSQPRRGQDCAGSLMEEVAKADCENRLFGGAGATGIRLWALGALQTLLLLPLGVLALPLLYLALVNPSALRRGLARPGSDAALRRLRYTLAPLLELRPRGLLPA encoded by the exons ATGGCCGAGGCGCAGGAGCTGCTACTGCAGCTGCAGAAGGACAACCGCGACGGGCGCCTGaggaagcaggagctggaggagctggtGCGCGGGCTCGAGGCGGAGAGCGAGAGCCTCACCGCGCGCCTGCAGGACCTGAGCGAGCGCGAGCGCAG CCTGCAGCGGCGGCGGAGCCAGGCGGCGCGGGCCCTGTGCGGGGAGGCGCGGGAAGCGGCGCGGGAGCGCGCGGAGCGGGTTCGCGGTCGGCTGGAGGCGGTGGAGCAGCGCAAGCGGgacctg GAGCAACAAAACCTGCAGCTGCAGGAGCAGTGGGAGGAGCTGTCAAGTCAG CTCTTCTACTACGGAGGAGAACAGCTGAGTCAGCAGCGCGCAGAACAGCAGCTCGGGACCCAAATGGTGGCGTTGCAG AAACAACTGGAGCTGGTGGAGGCCAAGCACGCCATGCAGGCGGAGGCCCTGCGGCAG AGCGCACGGCGAATGGAGGAGGCCTGGGCCAGCTTCCAGGAGCAGAGCGGAGTACTGCAG GAGCTGCAGGGGAAGGTGATGGAGGCGGCGGCTGCGCTGGACGCCTCACGGGGCGGCCTGGAGCA GTGCGACTCACAGCCTCGCCGGGGGCAAGACTGCGCGGGGTCGCTTATGGAGGAGGTGGCCAAGGCGGACTGC GAGAACCGGCTGTTCGGCGGCGCGGGAGCGACAGGCATCAG GCTGTGGGCGCTCGGCGCGCTGCAGACGCTGCTGCTGCTCCCGCTGGGCGTCCTGGCACTGCCGCTCCTCTACCTGGCGCTGGTGAACCCGTCCGCCCTCCGCCGCGGGCTCGCGCGCCCTGGCTCGGACGCCGCCCTGCGCCGCCTGCGCTACACGCTGGCCCCGCTGCTGGAGCTGCGCCCGCGCGGACTGCTGCCTGCCTAG
- the TMEM191C gene encoding transmembrane protein 191C isoform X1 → MAEAQELLLQLQKDNRDGRLRKQELEELVRGLEAESESLTARLQDLSERERRCTAARPPPGTGRERPASGRGPRGLLDSTQFQGRGTSVFPLQPAAAAEPGGAGPVRGGAGSGAGARGAGSRSAGGGGAAQAGPGATKPAAAGAVGGAVKSGTISCFPWEAPPLSHLYLPGSVPPPAKAPPSQAPPPALLLRRRTAESAARRTAARDPNGGVAETTGAGGGQARHAGGGPAAERTANGGGLGQLPGAERSTAGAAGEGDGGGGCAGRLTGRPGAVRLTASPGARLRGVAYGGGGQGGLREPAVRRRGSDRHQAVGARRAADAAAAPAGRPGTAAPLPGAGEPVRPPPRARAPWLGRRPAPPALHAGPAAGAAPARTAACLAHHAGRGRLHPVSRVFFGRRRGEICGERGEGEEVVGGEVGLVEAGRRGGGSWETPEGKRGGAAARETRDAGAGVWCVSGQVGDAPRPADLGL, encoded by the exons ATGGCCGAGGCGCAGGAGCTGCTACTGCAGCTGCAGAAGGACAACCGCGACGGGCGCCTGaggaagcaggagctggaggagctggtGCGCGGGCTCGAGGCGGAGAGCGAGAGCCTCACCGCGCGCCTGCAGGACCTGAGCGAGCGCGAGCGCAGGTGCACGGCTGCTCGGCCGCCTCCGGGCACCGGGAGGGAGCGGCCGGCTTCCGGGCGTGGCCCCAGGGGGCTTCTCGACTCCACCCAGTTCCAGGGCCGCGGGACCTCAGTTTTCCCTCTGCAGCCTGCAGCGGCGGCGGAGCCAGGCGGCGCGGGCCCTGTGCGGGGAGGCGCGGGAAGCGGCGCGGGAGCGCGCGGAGCGGGTTCGCGGTCGGCTGGAGGCGGTGGAGCAGCGCAAGCGGgacctg GAGCAACAAAACCTGCAGCTGCAGGAGCAGTGGGAGGAGCTGTCAAGTCAGGTACAATCTCTTGCTTCCCCTGGGAAGCCCCGCCCCTTTCCCACCTCTACCTCCCAGGATCGGTCCCTCCCCCAGCCAAGGCCCCGCCCTCACAAGCGCCACCCCCAGCTCTTCTACTACGGAGGAGAACAGCTGAGTCAGCAGCGCGCAGAACAGCAGCTCGGGACCCAAATGGTGGCGTTGCAG AAACAACTGGAGCTGGTGGAGGCCAAGCACGCCATGCAGGCGGAGGCCCTGCGGCAG AGCGCACGGCGAATGGAGGAGGCCTGGGCCAGCTTCCAGGAGCAGAGCGGAGTACTGCAG GAGCTGCAGGGGAAGGTGATGGAGGCGGCGGCTGCGCTGGACGCCTCACGGGGCGGCCTGGAGCA GTGCGACTCACAGCCTCGCCGGGGGCAAGACTGCGCGGGGTCGCTTATGGAGGAGGTGGCCAAGGCGGACTGC GAGAACCGGCTGTTCGGCGGCGCGGGAGCGACAGGCATCAG GCTGTGGGCGCTCGGCGCGCTGCAGACGCTGCTGCTGCTCCCGCTGGGCGTCCTGGCACTGCCGCTCCTCTACCTGGCGCTGGTGAACCCGTCCGCCCTCCGCCGCGGGCTCGCGCGCCCTGGCTCGGACGCCGCCCTGCGCCGCCTGCGCTACACGCTGGCCCCGCTGCTGGAGCTGCGCCCGCGCGGACTGCTGCCTGCCTAGCACATCACGCCGGCCGCGGCCGCCTGCACCCAGTCTCCCGCGTGTTTTTTGGGCGCAGGCGCGGGGAgatttgtggggagaggggagaaggggaagaggttGTCGGGGGAGAGGTCGGGCTGGTGGAGGCGGGGAGACGCGGGGGTGGTAGTTGGGAGACGccggagggaaagaggggaggggcggCTGCAAGAGAGACTCGAGACGCCGGGGCGGGGGTGTGGTGTGTCTCGGGCCAAGTGGGCGACGCCCCCCGTCCAGCGGACCTTGGTCTCTAG
- the TMEM191C gene encoding transmembrane protein 191C isoform X2, producing MAEAQELLLQLQKDNRDGRLRKQELEELVRGLEAESESLTARLQDLSERERRCTAARPPPGTGRERPASGRGPRGLLDSTQFQGRGTSVFPLQPAAAAEPGGAGPVRGGAGSGAGARGAGSRSAGGGGAAQAGPGATKPAAAGAVGGAVKSGTISCFPWEAPPLSHLYLPGSVPPPAKAPPSQAPPPALLLRRRTAESAARRTAARDPNGGVAETTGAGGGQARHAGGGPAAGAAGEGDGGGGCAGRLTGRPGAVRLTASPGARLRGVAYGGGGQGGLREPAVRRRGSDRHQAVGARRAADAAAAPAGRPGTAAPLPGAGEPVRPPPRARAPWLGRRPAPPALHAGPAAGAAPARTAACLAHHAGRGRLHPVSRVFFGRRRGEICGERGEGEEVVGGEVGLVEAGRRGGGSWETPEGKRGGAAARETRDAGAGVWCVSGQVGDAPRPADLGL from the exons ATGGCCGAGGCGCAGGAGCTGCTACTGCAGCTGCAGAAGGACAACCGCGACGGGCGCCTGaggaagcaggagctggaggagctggtGCGCGGGCTCGAGGCGGAGAGCGAGAGCCTCACCGCGCGCCTGCAGGACCTGAGCGAGCGCGAGCGCAGGTGCACGGCTGCTCGGCCGCCTCCGGGCACCGGGAGGGAGCGGCCGGCTTCCGGGCGTGGCCCCAGGGGGCTTCTCGACTCCACCCAGTTCCAGGGCCGCGGGACCTCAGTTTTCCCTCTGCAGCCTGCAGCGGCGGCGGAGCCAGGCGGCGCGGGCCCTGTGCGGGGAGGCGCGGGAAGCGGCGCGGGAGCGCGCGGAGCGGGTTCGCGGTCGGCTGGAGGCGGTGGAGCAGCGCAAGCGGgacctg GAGCAACAAAACCTGCAGCTGCAGGAGCAGTGGGAGGAGCTGTCAAGTCAGGTACAATCTCTTGCTTCCCCTGGGAAGCCCCGCCCCTTTCCCACCTCTACCTCCCAGGATCGGTCCCTCCCCCAGCCAAGGCCCCGCCCTCACAAGCGCCACCCCCAGCTCTTCTACTACGGAGGAGAACAGCTGAGTCAGCAGCGCGCAGAACAGCAGCTCGGGACCCAAATGGTGGCGTTGCAG AAACAACTGGAGCTGGTGGAGGCCAAGCACGCCATGCAGGCGGAGGCCCTGCGGCAG GAGCTGCAGGGGAAGGTGATGGAGGCGGCGGCTGCGCTGGACGCCTCACGGGGCGGCCTGGAGCA GTGCGACTCACAGCCTCGCCGGGGGCAAGACTGCGCGGGGTCGCTTATGGAGGAGGTGGCCAAGGCGGACTGC GAGAACCGGCTGTTCGGCGGCGCGGGAGCGACAGGCATCAG GCTGTGGGCGCTCGGCGCGCTGCAGACGCTGCTGCTGCTCCCGCTGGGCGTCCTGGCACTGCCGCTCCTCTACCTGGCGCTGGTGAACCCGTCCGCCCTCCGCCGCGGGCTCGCGCGCCCTGGCTCGGACGCCGCCCTGCGCCGCCTGCGCTACACGCTGGCCCCGCTGCTGGAGCTGCGCCCGCGCGGACTGCTGCCTGCCTAGCACATCACGCCGGCCGCGGCCGCCTGCACCCAGTCTCCCGCGTGTTTTTTGGGCGCAGGCGCGGGGAgatttgtggggagaggggagaaggggaagaggttGTCGGGGGAGAGGTCGGGCTGGTGGAGGCGGGGAGACGCGGGGGTGGTAGTTGGGAGACGccggagggaaagaggggaggggcggCTGCAAGAGAGACTCGAGACGCCGGGGCGGGGGTGTGGTGTGTCTCGGGCCAAGTGGGCGACGCCCCCCGTCCAGCGGACCTTGGTCTCTAG